A region from the Canis aureus isolate CA01 chromosome 10, VMU_Caureus_v.1.0, whole genome shotgun sequence genome encodes:
- the OR2K2 gene encoding olfactory receptor 2K2, translating into MKGGNLTVWSFFFLEGFSRYPKLEIVLFVFSLVMYLITLLGNSTLILITVLDSRLQTPMYFFLGNLSFMDICYTSASIPTLLVNLLSSQKTIVFSGCMVQMYLSLAMGSTECVLLAVMAYDRYVAICHPLRYPIIMNRQVCVQMATVSWVTGCVTALLETSFALRVPLCRNLIDHFTCEILAVLKLACTSSLLMDMIMLVVSVLLLPIPMLLICISYVFILSTILRISSAEGRNKAFSTCGAHLTVVILYFGAALSMYLKPSSSSSQEVDKIISLLYGVLTPMLNPIIYSLRNKEVKGAVRKVLGQTPLYQTHENL; encoded by the coding sequence atgaaaggaggaaACCTCACCGTTTGGAGCTTTTTTTTCCTGGAGGGTTTTTCTAGATACCCGAAGTTAGAGATTGTTCTCTTCGTCTTCAGCCTTGTGATGTATCTGATAACTCTCTTGGGCAACAGCACTCTGATCTTGATCACTGTCCTAGATTCACGCCTCCAAACCCCCATGTACTTTTTCCTTGGAAATCTGTCTTTCATGGATATCTGTTACACATCTGCATCGATTCCCACTTTGCTGGTGAACTTGCTCTCATCCCAGAAAACCATTGTCTTTTCTGGGTGCATGGTACAGATGTATTTGTCCCTCGCCATGGGCTCCACAGAGTGCGTGCTCCTGGCTGTGATGGCATATGACCGTTACGTGGCCATTTGCCACCCACTGAGATACCCCATCATCATGAACAGGCAGGTCTGTGTGCAGATGGCCACTGTCTCCTGGGTGACGGGGTGTGTGACCGCCCTGCTGGAAACCAGTTTCGCCCTGCGGGTGCCCCTCTGTAGGAATCTCATCGATCACTTCACGTGTGAAATTCTGGCCGTGCTGAAGTTAGCTTGCACGAGTTCACTGCTCATGGACATGATCATGCTGGTGGTCAGCGTGCTCCTCCTGCCTATTCCGATGCTCTTGATTTGCATCTCTTATGTCTTCATCCTTTCCACTATTCTGAGAATCAGCTCAGCAGAGGGAAGAAACAAAGCTTTTTCCACCTGTGGTGCCCACCTGACTGTGGTGATCTTGTATTTTGGGGCCGCCCTGTCTATGTACCTAAAGCCTTCTTCATCAAGTTCACAAGAAGTAGATAAGATCATCTCGCTGCTTTATGGAGTGCTGACCCCAATGTTGAACCCCATAATTTACAGCTTAAGGAACAAAGAAGTCAAAGGTGCCGTGAGAAAAGTACTGGGCCAGACACCATTGTATCAAACACATGAAAATCTCTGA